The following coding sequences lie in one Saccopteryx bilineata isolate mSacBil1 chromosome X, mSacBil1_pri_phased_curated, whole genome shotgun sequence genomic window:
- the LOC136317773 gene encoding cancer/testis antigen 1-like — MQAPEDEDKEGSGSVVRGAGPPSSPGGNPVGPGDTGSMAGESAAAEGAPQGEEVSVDSGQAGQAAASDRPMESQGLVLYLFQGVSPPPMEVKGEGMDRSSALTVPFQSNVNAEVARRVLSQGAEPYRGTVHWELTVTGSRLTVRLTAEDSDLLHHAAASLVNRLSMVFQNIQLFEPPRFTTFQLSKGA, encoded by the exons ATGCAGGCCCCCGAGGACGAGGACAAGGAAGGCTCAGGCAGTGTGGTTCGTGGTGCTGGCCCACCCAGTAGCCCAGGGGGGAACCCCGTGGGCCCTGGAGACACAGGCAGCATGGCAGGGGAGAGCGCAGCAGCTGAGGGCGCTCCCCAGGGCGAGGAGGTATCCGTGGACTCGGGGCAGGCTGGACAAGCTGCTGCCTCGGACAGACCCATGGAAAGCCAAGGGCTGGTGTTGTATCTTTTTCAAggagtctcccctccccccatggaAGTAAAGGGTGAGGGGATGGACAGGAG CAGCGCCCTCACAGTGCCTTTCCAATCCAATGTGAATGCGGAGGTAGCCCGCAGGGTCCTGAGTCAAGGTGCTGAGCCCTACCGAGGGACGGTGCATTGGGAGCTCACAGTGACTGGCAGTCGGCTGACTGT CCGATTAACTGCTGAAGATTCTGACCTCTTACACCATGCTGCTGCCTCTTTGGTCAACCGGCTTTCCATGGTGTTTCAGAACATACAGCTCTTTGAACCCCCGCGTTTTACCACATTTCAGCTCTCAAAAGGGGCCTGA